GACCCATATTCAGAAGCTCCGCATAGTCCACCGCGTGGGTCTGGGTTTTGTGCGCGAGGATGACGCCTTCCTCGCGGTCTTCGGTGCTTTCAATGACCGCCGCACCAGCGCCGTCGCTGTATAGCATGGTATCCCGGTCGTGCGGGTCGACGATACGCGACAGCGTCTCCGTGCCGATCACCAGGCAACGCTTTGCCGCACCGGCGCGGATATAAAAGCTGGCCTGGATCACCCCTTCCACCCAGCCGGGGCAACCAAAAGCAATGTCGTAGGCCACGCAATCCGGGTTCCGGATCCCGAGCATCGCCTTGATCCGGGACGCCAGCGAGGGCACGAGGTCCACGCGGTTCGACCCGTATTGTACGTCCCCGAAGTTATGGGCAACGATGATATGGTCCAGGGTTTCTTTGTCGAGGCCGGAGCTGTCAAGCGCATCCTTGGCCGCCAGGTAGCCTATGGTGGAGGCCGTCTGGTCGGGGCGTACATAGCGCCTTTCCTCTATGCCCGTGATCTCCTTGAATTTCCGGATGATCGTGGCATTGTCCTTTCCAATAGCAGAGCCGTCTTTTTCAAAGAAGCGGTGGCTGAGAAAAGCATCGTTCTTGATCGTGGTCTCCGGGATATAGCTACCTGTAGCTATAAACGCGGCTTTTACTTCCTTCTTCATTCCAAGACAATAATAAAATAAAATCCCGATTTATGGGAAGACTTCGAACAAAAAGAACTGGGTCTTCTGGAGGGGGTTAAAGTTGTTGTCGGCCACGAAAAGCAAAGTTTTGTGCCCGTTCTTCAACGTCGGACCGTACGTCACCCCCTCGATATTGTCTACATAGCGACCCAGTTTGTCCATGTTCAGCAACAGCCGTGACTTCACAGGATTCTTTGGGGGCGTGGCTTGTAGCGAGTTTATGGTGCTCACGTCCGAGGCTTTGCTGACGTCCGCGATAAACACTTTGATGGTACAAGCCATATGTCCGGAGGAAAAGGAGCGCTCCAACAGCAAGAGTTTCCCGTCCCCCAGGGACATGATATCCGGGATGCCATTGATCATAAAAGCGCCCGCGGGCTGGGGCGGCCGGGCCACGGGACCTAGTTTCCAGGCGTACTGTTCTACCGGTTTTCGCGTTTTTAGGTCAAATTTGATGATCCTTGTCCAGGTCGTGGTGTCCTTTAGACCGGCCCTCGGCCCGTCCTGGTACAAGGGCTCCTCCACACTCACGTAGAGGCTTCGGCCCCCATCCGCAAACGCCACGCCTTCGAAAACGCCGTTCTGGCGCG
This region of Dinghuibacter silviterrae genomic DNA includes:
- a CDS encoding 3-oxoacyl-ACP synthase III family protein, whose protein sequence is MKKEVKAAFIATGSYIPETTIKNDAFLSHRFFEKDGSAIGKDNATIIRKFKEITGIEERRYVRPDQTASTIGYLAAKDALDSSGLDKETLDHIIVAHNFGDVQYGSNRVDLVPSLASRIKAMLGIRNPDCVAYDIAFGCPGWVEGVIQASFYIRAGAAKRCLVIGTETLSRIVDPHDRDTMLYSDGAGAAVIESTEDREEGVILAHKTQTHAVDYAELLNMGPSYDPSEKNREIFIKMNGRKLYEFALTHVPLVIKAALESAKVALADIKKVLIHQANDKMDAAILQRLFQLYGLDKSPADLMPMTISWLGNSSVATVPTLLDLIQKGRLKGHDLNKGDKVVMASVGAGMNINAVIYQF
- a CDS encoding esterase-like activity of phytase family protein, with the protein product MRFLLPIFCLLVQTAAAQIDSLHFLGEYDVPYNAPFHGTTIGGLSGIDYDAARKVYYLISDDRSDVNPARFYTAAITISHKGILGIRFTNVTTFLQANGQPYPNAKQDPAHTPDPEALRYNPRLDRMAWSSEGERIVTPGKVVLEDPAVTLITRGGKYVDTMKLPDQLQMRQTPEGPRQNGVFEGVAFADGGRSLYVSVEEPLYQDGPRAGLKDTTTWTRIIKFDLKTRKPVEQYAWKLGPVARPPQPAGAFMINGIPDIMSLGDGKLLLLERSFSSGHMACTIKVFIADVSKASDVSTINSLQATPPKNPVKSRLLLNMDKLGRYVDNIEGVTYGPTLKNGHKTLLFVADNNFNPLQKTQFFLFEVFP